The nucleotide window TCACAATGACGGCTGCTGGCTTAATCTTTTCTGCCAATGCTTTGACAAATTCGCTTGTTTCAAAGCCTGTTTGCCCTGTTACACCTGGTGCATACATAACGAATTGTTCATTTGGACTTTCCGAAAAGGCGCTTTGCAATTCATCAATGGCAATCGGACCAATCGCATCTGGCGTAATTGTTTTATTTCCGAGCCCAACAATCAATATTTTATTTGGTGCCTTATATTGAATGTCTTCCAATAGCATGGCGATATATTTTTGCAAAACTTGCTGCAATTGTGTAAAGCCATCCGTATCGCTCGGATAAAGTGTTGGAATGGATAATGTAATATAAGTACCTTTCTTTTTACCAATTTGCTTTTCTCCCTCTTGCGATACTGTAACCTTCGTTATTTCAACACGGTTCTCCTTCAGCTCCTCCATTACGACACCGCTTTGACGCGCTGTCTTTTCCTTTTGCTGCTGGGTTTCATACGTTAAAACTTCCTCAGCTTCATCTACCAAATCGGTTCTATTCCAATTAACTTGTTCCATATTTTCACCTCATTTTTAGTGTGCTCAAACTGTCAA belongs to Lysinibacillus louembei and includes:
- the gpr gene encoding GPR endopeptidase, giving the protein MEQVNWNRTDLVDEAEEVLTYETQQQKEKTARQSGVVMEELKENRVEITKVTVSQEGEKQIGKKKGTYITLSIPTLYPSDTDGFTQLQQVLQKYIAMLLEDIQYKAPNKILIVGLGNKTITPDAIGPIAIDELQSAFSESPNEQFVMYAPGVTGQTGFETSEFVKALAEKIKPAAVIVIDALATRSSKRLCRTIQLTDTGIHPGSGVGNQRAEISQEVLGVPVLAIGIPTVVEATVLLADAVDTVFRTIATRIGERGKPSGKLSVTGWRGDTTDADLNLVKPIFGEWSTWSIDDKRQLFEEVFHAQERFIVTPKEVDIWLMQYAHLISNSLFDLTNS